The genomic window AGGCTTCCACCTGGCCCAAATGACCACAACTACGACATATTTTCAGTGTCAGTTCATCAGATGATCAGTTTTCAGGATTCGGATGTATTGTTTGGTCTATTAAATGTCACACACTTGCAAAGAgcatggtttatttgaagacacAGAGTAATCAAACACCTCGTTTTGTTAAATCAGAACATTTTGTCTTCTGAAAGTTTTATTTCTGCTTCTGCCAACATGTTTAGTTAACGAGCTCGACTGGACAGAAACAATCACAACTGCTGAACCTGCACTGTGCTCATGGTTAAAGCTCCCACAACATTTTGTCTTCTGAACATTGTATTTTTGCTTCAAAACTGCTTCTAGCACAACAAGAGTCAGCGGAGGCTGGAATGAGACTTAAAAAAGCTTCAGTCCACATTTCAGTTTGTTGAGCTCGCTGTTGCTCCAGAGGAGGCCCTCAGCTGGCCGGGCTGGAGCCGAGGCCCCGGGGATGCTGCTACGTGTCGCGCTGCTCTCCAGCTCCACTGGCTGGtcaaacacagtcattatcGAATAATTGTCCACCATGAGGCACGACGGGTCGTCCGACTGTCCAGGAACTTTACCAAGGGCGTAGTTCTTCCATGTGACATTATCAGTGCACACCTGCCACGGAGAACCTCTGAGGGCAAGTGCTCTTTCAGCCTGCACGTCTGCCCATTTGCGCTCCTCACTTCTCTCCGAGTCCATTGGTGAGGAATGCAAGGGACGGGCGTCCTGCCGGGAGTGTTGCATCTGGTCCAGCAGCATCCTCACAGTATATatgggctgctgctgcttctgctgcagaGGTGTGCTGGCCTCTGAGCGCTCTGTCTGTGTGTAGATGGAGCAGAGCTGGAACAGCTTCTCTCTGGTTTCCTGAGGGGGGGGATGCTCCATGTCATCCAGGACTAGCTGGATCAGGTGAGGTGTGCTGATGCAGGGGGCATCCAGACATGCAGAGAGAAGCTGCTGCCACCTCAGCTGGATGCGGTTGATGAAAATCCTGTCCTTCGTTCTGGCTTTCTTCTGCAACTTTGTCTCAAAATGATATTcaaatttgttgttgttgcagagGAGGACTTCTGAAATCCATGCAGAAATATAGAAACACCTGTGACTGTTGGGCTCTTCGCTGAGCAGCTTCAGTTCCACAAAGAGCTTCTCCAGGAAGAGGTGAATGAAAGACGGAGAGTTAAGCATCTTTAGCAGGGGCAGCCAAAAGCGCAGGAAGGTTTGTGGGACTCTGGGCTCAGTGGGACTGGCACTGTCAGAGGTTGCACAGCCTAATGTTTCCAGCTGCTCCATGGTAGGAACAAGAAAACCGTCTTCCAGCAGCACATCAATCAACAGCTCACTGGACTCCAGTGCAAACTGCTTGATCTCACCCAGCAACCAACTCATGTCTGCTAAGGGGGCCTGCCACAAGCTCTTCTTGTCTTCAGGAGACCCAGCATCAAAAGCTTGGTACTGGTCCTTCTCATAAGAGATCAGCAGCTCCCGAGCGTTTCTGTAGGCATCCACTTCTTTCTGCCTGGCAACGAGCTCATCTTCCTGGCGCTTGACGTCCGCTTCCTCATCCTCGCCATCCGACTGCAAGTCCCAGCGCTCATCGGGGGCTCCTCCCAGCTGTCTGGACCAAAACTCCTGCTGGAGCCACTCCAGGACCACCTTACACCCCTTTCGGCACCATTTCAAAGAAGGAAGCGTCCGATGCGTGATTTCGTGCCTCAGATTCACCACCCACTCGGGGATGTTCAAGTTTCCAGCCAGTCGCCTCAGCGGCCGGGCTGTTCTTCCCTGCTGGCGCTCCGTGATAAGATTAACAAATCTTACCAGGGCCGTCCCGTACATCAGGGTCAAGTCATCTCCGGTAAGCTGTCCGGACCGGTCCCGCACCTGGCAGCGCACGAGGTCCGCTGTGCAGTCCACGGCCACAGGAAAACTATTAGCGCACCTGGCCTTCCAAGCCGATATCCTCTCTAACGCAAACCTCTGCAGAGAGGAGTCCATCGAGTAAAGGTAGTCCCGAACCTGATCCCACTCCGCTTTGTTAAGCCAGGCTACCACATGGCGTTTTTTCTCAGAGCCCTTTTTCTTCATTGTGCGCGCTCCGGACCTCACGCTCAATCTCTCACTCACCGGGAAAAAGCCGCTCGCCTCACGCAGAGACCACTCGCAGATTTATATGACACAGGACCGCGTTCAGAGCTTCGAGTTTTACCGTCGCTTCTCGCACAGTATCCAGGAAATGACGCTAACGTTTTCTTCGGCTTCGTTTGCGGCTGACGTTCACCCTGCGGGCACGCTGACGCCTCCTGCTGGATTGGAGGATGGAGCGATGGTTCTACAGAGCGCTTATTTACATGATGCTGGTCATAAACGAGCTTTCTTTGGCTATGGTGATGATCACAGTTTATTTACATACTCTATAAATTCACGCTGTTTAGTTTTAGACACTGCACTTTTTTCTTGCATCGCATTCATTTGGACATTTCAGGCTATTGTTGCTTTCATGATATGACTTGACTAAAAGAAATGTTATTAAGGAACCGGACCACGGCAGGTTTTAGAAAACCCATCCAGAATAATTTTGTAGGCCCATACAGGGACCCCAAAGGTCAAAGCTTCTGTTGCCCTGCTCACGCAGTCCTACCAACAACTACCCACTGTGAAAACAGGCAGGTAATAACGTTTTGGCACATTATTTATGATAAGAACCCACCGTGAGGGGAAATGCAGTTGTGGAGAAGATGAAACCACAGAACATGTTTGATGACGCTGTCAGAAATATGAAGTTGGGAAAAAGTGACTGATGCAAAGCCCCAGTAAAGTGAAAGTTAAAGTGGATCTTATTGATATACTGTAAAAGAACTGAAGAAATGAACGATATCAGGCTATATTGCATTTTCTCAGACAGACTAATTTATCTGATAgcctttgatttttgttttctttctccgaGGGCAGCTGGATTAACAGCGTATTGATTTATAGGATAAAATATCAAAGAAAAGATGTCTAGTTTGACTTTGGTAAGAGACATAAATCCCTTGAGGACTGTCAGGAACAGCACCCCGTGTAAACATCAGCCGACATTCCTGAGTGGCTTTCCCCTGGTCCTCACGTCACGCCGAAGGATGGCGGTAATGCACACGGTCGCTGTTTGACAACCGCCAATAAAACCCACGAAGAAGAACCCGAGGTCGGTTTGGATAATGGCGGGTGTTCTGATAGAGAAACAACTTGCTCGTTATGTGTATTCTTCATTGGAGGTAAACATTAAATACAATATTAACTAAATAAAGTCATAGTTGTGCTCACATAGCATTAAACGCTGCTCTGTGATTTGTTTGAACGTGAGCGGCTCATTAATGCACTGACATGAtgcaatgtatttattattcatgTATCTGTAGAAGTTTACTGGCTCAATGGCGCCATCTTTCAGAGGCAGTAGACAAAAGGCTGAGGTGGCttgtagagcagaacgctgtggttgggaactccaggcctcgaggaccggtgtcctgcaggttttagatgtgtccttgatccaacacagctgatttaaaggctaaatgacctcctcaacttgtcctgaagttctccggAGGCCTGGGAATGAAACAATCATTGGATTCAGGTGTGGTGACcaagggtgagatctaaaacctgcaggacaccggccctcgaggactggagtagGAGACCCCTGGACTAATACCATGAGTGTTGGTGAGCTTTTTACTCCCCAGTGGTCTGTACCATACAGCAGACCATAGTTTTATGGGTACAGTTCAGTAAAAATAGTCCACCAGGCCCCAGCAGTGTGCACACAGTGAGAAGGCTGGGACACCTATCACAGCAGCCGTACCCTAATTCAATTAATCAGGTGGAGGaaagattaaaagaaatgaCCCtactctctctttttaaataaagatcaaAACTATTAACACAGGCCAAAATGGTTTGCAAACATGCTTTTTATGCTATACAGCTGGACGTTAAAACGCGTTTGCATGTTTGCAGACCTCTAAGCAGCACTTAGAGGTCCTGCAGTTTTTTGGCATTTCTtaatttggcttcatttttcagatccAGAAGGGCCCAAGCAGGGTGTGCTGGTACACAGTACTTTAAACCACATCGTGGTCAGTGTGTTAGCGCAGCATCCCATCTGCTGAGACATTCCAGTAACAGTCCAGCTCATTGACCATAACACAGAATCCACGTTACTGTCATTCTTAGCCTGCTGCTGTTTCTAGCCAGAAGAACATGGAAACATTAGATCACTAAGGTCTTTCAACATGGCAACAAAAATGATGTCAGCTATGCAGACATACGGTTTCTCGTAAAATGTcttcattacattttctttttttttatttttacaaaaaatacCTTTAATAATTTGCCTCGTTACATTTCTTGTCAGTGACATTTTATTAAGAGTGTAATTCTTTCTGCTTTACAGTGACTTAAGAAactgtattattgttattacacACTGTTACACTGACGCACACTGTTTAGGAGTGATACTTTACAGAACAGCAGGAAGACAGCATTTCATTCTTGAGTCATTATAGGACAAAGTAACATTTTAAATCCTATGGAGCAGGTTTGGATAAGCTGGACAGAGGCAGGTGTAAACTTGTTACACAGCGCTGTAATCAACTCGTGTACTTTCACTGTGGACACAACGAGTCAGTGTGAGTCCGGTGTTTTGAATCTTCTtcggttttctttctctgatgCTACATGATTAAGTACATCTCAAAACTCGGgtaaatagaaaataataaaaaaggacactgcttaaaactgtaataaaacaattacatttGACCCTGAATTAGATAAGAAAAAGGACAAATGGATGGCTTTAATGTTAGAGGAGCTAAAACAGATGTTTCAGACAGAAGATGAACTGGGGAGCTGCACCAAAGGCCAGTAACAGATAAATAAGTATTATTTTCAACAGTATTACAGGTGTACAAAATCAATACTGGCTGGTCACTAGAAGCTTTGGCTTTAAAGTTGGACAGCAGAATCTGAAGCTACTGTAGCAGAGTCCAAGTAAAAAGTGGTGAAGCTCAAAAATAGAGTCTCGATGTGACATCGATGGAACAATCCTTCCATCCAAAGGAAGATGATTCCCGAATGAACAACTTCCACTGTTCATCACACGATGTAGGCGTAGGCGTAGTAGCACACAGCTGATAACACAGCTAAAGGCAGCAGCACCAGAATCATCTTCCACAGGCTTCCTGTGGACTTGTCTCCAGTGGGCTCCCCTGATCGTACAGAGGTGTGATTGGTGGAGCTGTAGGTGACCTGCACGGCAGCCCTGAGACACAAAGGAGAAGAGGTGGGTTAGATCCGGCTATAAACTCACGAGCTCAAACATGTGACTGCTTCATACTGCAGGATTCACTCTGTATCAGCGTCTGGTCCCTCCACTCCATGTTGCTCAGTGCTTCGCTTCACCCTGTgtgcaggaaacacacagttcaATACTTAATGTTCAAGCCAGCACTGGGTTTGTTTCACTGCACTACATTTATGATACATTTTAGGTAAAGTTACCCCAGGGTTTACCATCAACGTGTCATCACCATTATGACTGAGCTGACAAGAACAGTGGATTTTATTAACACACATAACAGATTTGCACTGGTAGTTAGCTGCATGCACTTTTTGGTTTAAGGATGGCTGGGTATTAAAATGTTATCAAGtccaattaaataaaatatcctCAAACAAAGGTCAAGAACGTGATAAAGTCCCTCACGTGGAACAAATGGCAGTAAGTACCGTGGCAGCTGCATCAGCATCAGCAagttaaaataatgaaatgctGCAGTTTGAGTTTCACATGTAAACCATCTCTCTGCTTCCCTCGTCACCTCCTGGAGTTCTCCCATTTTCACATGTAAATGATTTGATTGGCTGAATAGCATGTGTGTAGTGAGTTACAAAGGACACGATTGGTTGGTGTACACACAACAAGAGATAAAGGAAAACGTTGCACAGATTAATATAACGTTAGTGTAAATACTAGAAAATCCAACCTATCATCTTACAGTGTAAATCACAACACTGTACTAAGAAATGTGACTCTGCAGAGTTCTGACTGACATCTGggtaaacaacaacaatctgccctttcagttttacttccaTGGTAGTGTGGACCATAACACAGATGAGGTGTGATAACACCAGTGCAGTTTGGGAGAATTTCATAGAGGAAATAAAAGCACAGTGTTGTATGTGGGCGGTGCAATATAATCAGCTTTAAGACTATCCAACCGGAGCGGTGTGCTGTCAGTTAAGTAAACAACATTTAACTTCTTTTTGCAGTTAACACTGAATGGAACGATGTTTGCTAACTGGGTATTAGTTGTTTGTAAACCAGTCTGGTGGTTGTTGGCAGGTTTCAACTGGTGTTTCTAAATGGTTAGTAGAGAGAGTGGTGCATCGAGAACCACCAGTATCTCGCCAGTCAAGGTGAATGTTGTTTACCCATGAATGCCACAAACCCACACTATCATTTTTATGAGATTCATGTTCTGTTTAATCTGCTTCACTATAGTTTCATGTCCACAtttgtgcatgcacacacatgcaccatGTTTGAAATGCACGTGTCAGCGGAGCGGCTTCATCGATCCATCATTGTCTCAGAGGACGAGAGGATCTTAAATTAGAGCCTCATCCAGATGCTCTAACCCAGggatgtccaactccaggcctggagggccggtgtcctgcaggttttagatctcaccctgggtcagcacacctgattagtttattaccaggcctctggagaacctcgagacatgttgaggaggtcatttagccatttcaaTCAGcagtgatggatcaaggacacatctgaaacctgcaggacccTGACCCTCGAGGCCTGGTGCTGGACACCGTGGCTCTAACCTCTCCTCAGCCGTGCGTTTGCTGCTGAAATAGTGTCACTAGTGTTGTTTGTGGGGACAATGAAGACAGGCCTCCATGAGATCATTAAAGAGTCACATTATAATCAAGGTAAACGTACTTTGCAGGTGATGATCTAAATAAACCCTCAACACCTCAGCCTCGCAGGTCTCGACAGAACAGGTTGCTGCTCTTTTTCTGCTAACAGGTTAATCAGGATGTCGTGTTGCATGAGTGTCTTTAATGTGCCTTGTGATGTTCTGTGTGGGTTATAGCAGTACTCACATGTTGGCAGAGCGCTTACGTGTAGCCTGTCGAAATGAAAGCAGGAGTAATTGTAAGATTATTGTCTTTTTCCAGAGTAGAGGAGTTGGCACAAAAACAAAGGGGTAGGCAGACAATCAGGACTCACTGCACTCTGGTATGTGATGTAGGTAACTTCCTcctctgtaaaaaaacaacacgaAACACAAATCATCAACTATTACCACAAAGTTACACCTCCAAATCTGATCAGAGGACAGaaacaggaggagcagagtGAGCCTGAGAGCGAGCTGCTGGGGCTGACCTCTTCATACAGACCAGttatcatcactgctgctgtttccaTAACACTAACGGATTTAAACTTCAAATTCACAACTATGAAGGGAAGAGAGTTACAGTTCACCACCAAACACCACAGTCTCCTGACTTTACCCAATCACCGTTTGTGTGTTTAAGATTGGAGCTAAATGAGCCCGATCCTTAGTATTCTTCACTCTGACTGAAACACTGACGGCTTCTACCTCAGGCTGCTTCCTACCTTCCTCTCTGTAGTAGGTCTTATCAGAGGACGTCTTCACTGAAGCCTGCTTCATTGCCTTTTCAAGCTTCCTCTCATACAGATGCCGAGTGGAGTCTGTgttcacacaaaaacacttcttcagtatgTGAACAAAGGACAGAcacttatttaaataaatgctgGAATGAATTAAAAGCAGTTTTTGGGTTCACATGACCTTTTGTAATGAATGATTTTAATGTCACGTGGATCCATTTTTATGATGCAGTGTAAGCAGTTTCCACATACTGTCCACATATACCAAGCCAGACCTGACGTAGCGGTAGCCTCGCGTTATAAACTTCCAGTGTGAAGGAAGTTTCCCGCAACATTTTCCTCATGTTTCAGATGCAGAACAGCGCTCACGTGGATAATCTGCGTGTGTGGAAAACACTTCACGGCGCAAAACTGCGATCCCTGTGTGTGTACTTACCCACGATGGGTCCGTGTTTGATGCCATACTGAGAGAGCAAGCTGCCGAGCTCCTCGTCGCTTTTCTCACTCAGAGAcatctgcagacagacagattcAGACATGCGCCACCCTGCGCTCCAGCAGGGAAACCAACAGGCTACATTTCAAAACCAAACTTTATTAGTCAACGTTTAAGACAGTCGTACATGTTGTAAAGCGTTTACTTCTTTGGGCCCCGTTAAAATGAGTTTCCCCGCAGAAACATAGTTCCGAGAACTGACCTGGCGGCTTTTTGCGTCCCTCTCGAGAGAGTAAATCACGCTGccacaaacaaatgaaagcGGCGCATGAACAAAGCTGACGGTAAAGTGGGCTGAATGTCACTCACCTTTGGAATAAGACGACGGCTGTGCTGCGTGAACTGAGACGAAGGAAAGTCGGGCACAGCAGTAAAGCTCACATGTGGGCGTAACTTCTCCAGAATTTGGAGACGTTAGGTTGGCACACCCGCAGAGCACCGCTGATCCTGCTAACCTGACCTAGCCTTGTTCTGTAGCACGGTTACCAGTGCTTTGCTTTTAAACGAGTAATCAGCGCTCAGAGCGGGTCCAACAGGACCTTTGTTATCGGCAATCTGTGTAACATAATAGATATCCCCCTCCCGCCGATCCATCCTTCCAGcccgggtcctctaccagaggccttgagggtcctgcgcaacACCTTGGCTGTTcttaggactgcgctcttcagAGACTGGGAGGACTCCGATTATCACTGGGACCACCGGGAGCTTcatcctccacatcttcttgagCCCTTCTAAGTAATTTCATGTCATAAacttttgtcttctctctcatagcttgtgtgttttttgttgttgtgaactGGTGCTctattaataaaactgaaacaatctttcattcttttcGTGGAAGTTTGTTCAGTGCATGACACGCATTTAGTTTCTATTTCACTCGTCTGTAAATTAATATCGGCTCCCTTACATTAAGCTGGAGGGAAATAAAGACAACAGATGCTGAAAAATGGCGACTAAATGAAGTAAAGACATTGtgtgaatacatttttattagtgCTCTGTGTAAGACTTTATAAATATAAAGCAGTACTGCAAGTCTCCTCTGCTGGAATGCATAAAAACGTGATTTTGTCTGGTACAACGGTAAAAGGATCATCATCTTTGATGTTGTActccaaacaacaaaaactttaaTGTTCATTACATTTATGTCAAGTTTTCATGAAACCACGCAGAGTTGAATCACTCATCGCTCTGTGTCATCTCTCTAAGGCACTCCTTCAGGTTATCCACCCTTTCAGTTGGAGCCTTCTGTATGGTCTGCTCCAGCAGCCGCCGTACTTGATCAAGCCCTCCTACCTTAGGGGCGTTCTGGCGGAAGAGGTAGCCGCAGAGCTGATTGTCATGGCAGTCTGGAGAAAGCAGGCCACACAGAAAGCGCAGGAACATGTCAAAGTGACCCAGTGGGTGGTTAAAGGTTCGCACCAACGCACACTGGATCAGGCCTGCGATGGACTTGGTTTGTTC from Astatotilapia calliptera chromosome 20, fAstCal1.2, whole genome shotgun sequence includes these protein-coding regions:
- the LOC113013931 gene encoding ribosomal biogenesis protein LAS1L-like, with product MKKKGSEKKRHVVAWLNKAEWDQVRDYLYSMDSSLQRFALERISAWKARCANSFPVAVDCTADLVRCQVRDRSGQLTGDDLTLMYGTALVRFVNLITERQQGRTARPLRRLAGNLNIPEWVVNLRHEITHRTLPSLKWCRKGCKVVLEWLQQEFWSRQLGGAPDERWDLQSDGEDEEADVKRQEDELVARQKEVDAYRNARELLISYEKDQYQAFDAGSPEDKKSLWQAPLADMSWLLGEIKQFALESSELLIDVLLEDGFLVPTMEQLETLGCATSDSASPTEPRVPQTFLRFWLPLLKMLNSPSFIHLFLEKLFVELKLLSEEPNSHRCFYISAWISEVLLCNNNKFEYHFETKLQKKARTKDRIFINRIQLRWQQLLSACLDAPCISTPHLIQLVLDDMEHPPPQETREKLFQLCSIYTQTERSEASTPLQQKQQQPIYTVRMLLDQMQHSRQDARPLHSSPMDSERSEERKWADVQAERALALRGSPWQVCTDNVTWKNYALGKVPGQSDDPSCLMVDNYSIMTVFDQPVELESSATRSSIPGASAPARPAEGLLWSNSELNKLKCGLKLF